A single genomic interval of Alistipes provencensis harbors:
- a CDS encoding DUF721 domain-containing protein, whose amino-acid sequence MLMGDLLEEFFKRPYIAAKVAEGKLPDTWRAVVGDRAAEVTTELRLEKHILYVRIQSSVLRSELFYQREALREEINRRSGVRLVNAVIIR is encoded by the coding sequence ATGCTGATGGGCGACCTGCTGGAAGAGTTTTTCAAACGCCCCTATATCGCCGCCAAGGTCGCCGAGGGCAAACTGCCCGACACATGGCGCGCGGTCGTCGGCGACCGCGCCGCGGAGGTCACCACCGAGCTGCGGCTCGAAAAGCACATCCTCTATGTGCGCATCCAGTCGAGCGTGCTGCGCTCGGAACTCTTCTACCAGCGCGAGGCGCTCCGGGAGGAGATCAACCGCCGCTCGGGGGTCCGGCTGGTCAATGCCGTAATCATCCGCTAA
- a CDS encoding RidA family protein, whose translation MKNIIASPHAPKAVGPYSQAVEAGGALYVSGQLPIDAATGRMAEGIEAQTRRSLTNLGHILREGGYDYSDVVKTTVLLQSIGDFAAMNAVYAEFFTAEMPARMCYEVAALPMGALVEIDAVAVK comes from the coding sequence ATGAAAAATATCATCGCATCGCCCCATGCGCCCAAAGCCGTGGGACCCTATTCACAGGCCGTGGAGGCCGGCGGCGCGCTCTATGTCTCGGGACAGCTCCCGATCGACGCCGCAACGGGCCGGATGGCCGAAGGCATCGAAGCCCAGACGCGCCGGTCGCTCACCAACCTCGGCCATATCCTCCGCGAAGGGGGATACGATTATTCCGACGTGGTGAAAACCACTGTCCTGTTGCAGTCCATCGGTGATTTCGCCGCCATGAACGCCGTCTATGCCGAGTTCTTCACGGCGGAGATGCCCGCGCGCATGTGCTACGAGGTCGCGGCGCTGCCGATGGGCGCGCTGGTCGAGATCGACGCCGTGGCGGTGAAATAG
- a CDS encoding tetratricopeptide repeat protein gives MAKQNVAEQETLGEAMNRTELFFEKNGRMMGYIFLGLLVLAALVFGYRALIVQPRIDKAAEMISEAQVRFEGENPDFELALLGDANGAGFLDVVDKYGSTPSGNLAKHYAGICYLRTGDLENAAKYLAKFSHLKGIPGALINAQNYGLQGDIAVDQQDYAKAVKFYEKAVKAADNNLTAPMYLRKAGLAEQAMGNAQKAAAFYERILTSYPASMEAREAEKLLGSVK, from the coding sequence ATGGCAAAGCAGAACGTCGCCGAACAGGAAACCCTCGGCGAAGCAATGAACAGAACGGAGCTCTTTTTCGAGAAGAACGGCCGGATGATGGGGTATATCTTCCTCGGCCTGCTCGTTCTCGCCGCCCTCGTTTTCGGCTACCGCGCGCTGATCGTTCAGCCGCGCATCGATAAGGCCGCCGAGATGATCTCCGAAGCACAGGTACGTTTCGAAGGTGAGAACCCCGATTTCGAGCTGGCGCTGCTGGGCGACGCCAACGGTGCGGGTTTCCTCGACGTGGTCGACAAATACGGTTCCACGCCCTCGGGCAATCTGGCCAAGCACTATGCGGGTATCTGCTACCTGCGCACGGGCGATCTGGAGAACGCCGCGAAATACCTCGCCAAGTTCTCCCACCTGAAAGGCATCCCCGGAGCGCTTATCAACGCGCAGAACTACGGTTTGCAGGGCGACATCGCCGTCGATCAGCAGGACTATGCCAAGGCTGTGAAGTTCTACGAGAAGGCCGTGAAGGCCGCCGACAACAACCTGACGGCCCCGATGTACCTGCGCAAGGCGGGCCTTGCCGAGCAGGCCATGGGCAATGCACAGAAGGCCGCGGCTTTCTACGAGCGGATCCTGACCTCGTACCCCGCCTCGATGGAGGCCCGGGAGGCTGAAAAACTGCTCGGCAGCGTAAAATAA
- the ribH gene encoding 6,7-dimethyl-8-ribityllumazine synthase produces MATKNHNLSKFDSPLPSAADMRFGIVVAEWNREVTEALLEGAVRTLRAAGCPDMNIQIKYVPGTFELSLGVQFFAEYTDVDAVIALGCVIQGDTRHFDFICQGVTQGITQLQIQWNMPIAFGVLTVNDMQQALDRCGGRHGNKGDEAAATAINMVKLQIDMEAASPDHEPDRRNIN; encoded by the coding sequence ATGGCGACCAAGAATCACAATCTTTCCAAATTCGACTCACCCCTGCCTTCGGCCGCGGACATGCGGTTCGGTATCGTCGTGGCCGAGTGGAACCGCGAGGTCACCGAAGCGTTGCTGGAGGGGGCCGTGCGTACGCTGCGTGCCGCGGGATGCCCCGACATGAACATCCAGATCAAGTATGTTCCCGGCACGTTCGAGCTCTCGCTCGGCGTCCAGTTCTTCGCGGAATACACCGATGTCGACGCCGTTATCGCCCTCGGATGCGTTATTCAGGGCGACACGCGCCATTTCGACTTCATCTGTCAGGGCGTGACGCAGGGCATCACGCAGTTGCAGATCCAGTGGAACATGCCCATTGCCTTCGGCGTGCTGACGGTCAACGACATGCAGCAGGCCCTCGACCGCTGCGGCGGCCGCCACGGCAACAAGGGTGACGAAGCGGCTGCCACGGCCATCAACATGGTCAAGTTGCAGATCGACATGGAGGCGGCTTCGCCCGACCATGAACCCGACCGCCGCAATATCAACTGA
- a CDS encoding BACON domain-containing protein: protein MKRYNLFRHIMRAAAAMALLIPAAALNSCNDDDEAVGGSYLRIENPMVGSNTKEVTRVPSYSELGCEIAPILASKKFSDSPDSLQAHTVSLISYDIRSNRDWTVVVEGDNAEWLRVNPSTDGSGDGRIFLTATNNYSTQARSTTLYIRYADGSYSDASLAVTQAANTPYFITRVNGTDAGQITVKQAAATYKISILSNIDYFYSTEGDFFRLTETGNGLFTLEVDAYPENAQELERSGSIDFKGAGEYASVTGRIVILQTIRPEIAAEGLTNNTISFKAEDKAAVSFTVSANYDWSIEVPEKDDWYTVTPLKGMANESVTVLVTPTENTDDKARNGKFTITTEEKMGEKASLAVTVKQTSGSGGSGMTGLDAPVSWLFSAANMANYTDAFVKSNLLPANEGTGYISYTHTYSDQTGIDDPDCARFIGSTGQPYITGAWPGDYWLFQVPVTKFEAGTKVRFSGLTRTSATGQNYWLMEFCDGTGDNDWKPVIATQTATVNGEEITYTHSIPSSNITIDVTVTYTKAITKGDVQFRMTCVANWKTDGSGALGNPNGGTIRWASTEGTNYTDSPRIEVVD, encoded by the coding sequence ATGAAACGTTACAACCTATTCCGACACATAATGCGTGCGGCAGCGGCAATGGCCCTGCTGATCCCCGCCGCCGCACTGAACTCCTGCAACGACGACGATGAGGCGGTCGGCGGCTCTTACCTGCGGATCGAAAATCCCATGGTCGGCAGCAACACCAAGGAGGTCACCCGCGTTCCTTCCTACTCGGAGCTGGGATGCGAGATCGCCCCGATCCTCGCATCGAAGAAATTCTCCGACTCGCCCGACTCGCTGCAGGCGCACACCGTATCGCTCATCAGCTACGACATCCGCTCGAACCGCGACTGGACGGTAGTCGTCGAAGGCGACAATGCCGAATGGCTGCGCGTCAATCCTTCGACCGACGGCAGCGGCGACGGCCGCATCTTCCTCACGGCCACGAACAACTATTCGACCCAAGCCCGCTCGACGACCCTCTATATCCGGTATGCCGACGGATCGTACAGCGATGCGTCGCTGGCCGTGACCCAAGCCGCGAACACCCCCTATTTCATCACGCGCGTAAACGGCACCGACGCCGGGCAGATCACCGTCAAGCAGGCCGCCGCCACCTATAAAATCAGCATCCTGTCGAATATCGACTACTTCTATTCGACGGAAGGGGATTTCTTCCGGCTGACGGAAACCGGCAACGGGCTCTTCACGCTGGAGGTGGACGCCTATCCCGAAAATGCGCAGGAACTCGAACGCAGCGGCTCGATCGACTTTAAGGGCGCCGGCGAATACGCTTCGGTGACGGGCCGGATCGTCATCCTGCAAACCATTCGTCCGGAAATCGCCGCCGAGGGGCTGACCAACAACACGATCAGCTTCAAGGCCGAGGACAAGGCCGCCGTCTCGTTCACCGTTTCGGCGAACTACGACTGGAGCATCGAAGTGCCGGAAAAGGACGACTGGTATACGGTAACCCCGCTCAAAGGCATGGCCAACGAGAGCGTCACCGTCCTCGTCACCCCGACGGAAAACACGGACGACAAGGCCCGCAACGGTAAATTTACCATCACCACCGAGGAAAAGATGGGCGAAAAAGCCTCGCTCGCCGTCACCGTCAAACAGACGAGCGGCAGCGGCGGCAGTGGCATGACGGGACTCGACGCCCCGGTAAGCTGGCTCTTCTCGGCGGCCAACATGGCCAACTACACCGACGCGTTCGTGAAAAGTAACCTCCTGCCGGCCAACGAGGGCACGGGCTATATCTCCTACACGCACACCTATTCTGACCAGACCGGTATCGACGATCCCGACTGCGCCCGCTTCATCGGCTCTACGGGGCAACCCTACATCACAGGGGCATGGCCGGGCGACTACTGGCTCTTCCAAGTTCCCGTCACCAAGTTCGAAGCCGGGACAAAAGTCCGTTTCAGCGGTCTCACCCGGACCTCGGCCACGGGACAGAACTACTGGCTGATGGAGTTCTGCGACGGAACCGGCGACAACGACTGGAAACCGGTCATTGCAACGCAGACCGCGACGGTGAACGGCGAGGAGATCACCTATACCCACTCCATCCCATCGAGCAACATCACCATCGACGTCACGGTGACCTACACCAAAGCCATCACCAAGGGTGATGTACAGTTCCGCATGACCTGCGTGGCAAACTGGAAGACAGATGGCTCCGGAGCTCTAGGCAACCCCAATGGCGGCACGATCCGCTGGGCAAGCACCGAAGGCACTAACTATACAGACAGTCCGAGGATCGAGGTCGTAGACTGA
- a CDS encoding OmpA family protein — MSKLTSKDKTRLELMADVIKDGPKDRVYTIVGHADQQTGTSAGNRRVADNRAKNVYDFLVKCGVNPKQLTYEGKGNEQDIYKNNQKANRAVIIK, encoded by the coding sequence ATGTCGAAGCTCACGAGCAAGGACAAGACCCGTCTCGAGCTGATGGCCGACGTCATCAAGGACGGCCCGAAGGACCGCGTTTACACCATCGTGGGCCATGCCGACCAGCAGACGGGCACCTCCGCCGGCAACCGCCGCGTCGCCGACAACCGGGCCAAGAACGTCTACGACTTCCTCGTGAAGTGCGGCGTGAACCCCAAGCAGTTGACCTACGAAGGCAAGGGCAACGAGCAGGATATCTACAAGAACAACCAGAAGGCCAACCGCGCCGTGATCATCAAATAG
- the recF gene encoding DNA replication/repair protein RecF (All proteins in this family for which functions are known are DNA-binding proteins that assist the filamentation of RecA onto DNA for the initiation of recombination or recombinational repair.), which translates to MHLKKIALLNFKNMTQEELALCPGINCLVGDNGAGKTNVVDAVYYLSMCKSSLQMTDTQSIRHGADFFLVEGQYATDAGKSEGVVCSFSRKGGKVLKRNGKEYDRLSDHVGLIPAVIVSPADSALISDAADERRRYLNAFISQLDRAYLNSVMRYNTVLAERNRLLKTHPDETMLQIYDMQLCEHGKAIHARRQEFAERLQPVAAEYYRILSGDREQVELHYKSELNERPFEEVLLAARQKDLVNEFTTAGIHRDDLVLRIGGYPLRKYGSQGQQKSFLIALKLAQYTIVAEAKGERPILLLDDLFDKLDAGRVEQLIRLVSDDAFGQILITDCNPTRLKTILDKAGGDYTLFSVADGTVTQERTAAEPNDPES; encoded by the coding sequence ATGCATCTGAAGAAAATAGCGCTGCTGAATTTCAAAAACATGACCCAAGAGGAGCTCGCGCTCTGCCCTGGCATCAACTGTCTGGTGGGAGACAACGGCGCGGGCAAGACCAACGTCGTGGATGCGGTCTACTACCTGTCGATGTGCAAGTCGTCGCTGCAAATGACCGACACGCAGAGCATCCGCCACGGGGCCGATTTCTTCCTCGTGGAGGGGCAGTACGCCACCGACGCGGGCAAGAGCGAGGGCGTGGTGTGCTCATTTTCGCGCAAGGGCGGCAAGGTCCTCAAGCGCAACGGCAAGGAGTACGACCGGCTGTCGGATCATGTGGGGCTGATCCCCGCGGTGATCGTCTCGCCGGCGGACAGCGCGCTGATCTCGGACGCCGCAGACGAGCGGCGCCGCTACCTCAACGCCTTCATTTCGCAGTTGGACCGCGCCTACCTCAACTCGGTGATGCGCTACAACACCGTGCTGGCCGAACGCAACCGCCTGTTGAAAACCCACCCCGACGAAACGATGCTCCAGATTTACGACATGCAGTTGTGCGAGCACGGCAAGGCCATCCACGCCCGCCGGCAGGAGTTCGCCGAGCGGTTGCAGCCCGTGGCGGCGGAGTATTACCGCATCCTTTCGGGCGACCGCGAGCAGGTCGAACTCCACTACAAGTCGGAACTGAACGAACGGCCTTTCGAGGAGGTGCTGCTGGCCGCCCGGCAGAAAGACCTCGTCAACGAATTTACCACCGCAGGTATTCACCGCGACGATCTGGTGCTCCGGATCGGCGGTTACCCCCTGCGCAAATACGGTTCGCAGGGACAGCAGAAATCGTTCCTTATCGCCCTCAAACTGGCGCAGTACACCATCGTCGCCGAAGCGAAGGGCGAACGCCCCATCCTGCTGCTGGACGACCTGTTCGACAAGCTGGACGCCGGGCGCGTCGAACAACTGATCCGGCTGGTTTCGGACGACGCCTTCGGACAGATACTGATTACCGACTGCAACCCCACGCGCCTGAAAACGATCCTCGACAAGGCGGGCGGCGACTACACCCTCTTCTCGGTGGCCGACGGCACCGTGACGCAGGAGCGGACGGCCGCGGAACCCAACGACCCGGAATCATGA
- a CDS encoding adenosylcobalamin-dependent ribonucleoside-diphosphate reductase produces MSKATKAEAPQKVNYNDAVAESKVYFDGDDLAATVWVSKYALKDSFGNIYEKSPREMHERIAGEIARIEKKYPNPLSKEEAFELLDHFRYVIPQGGPMTGIGNNFQVASLSNCFVIGHKNPADSYGGIFRMDEEQVQLMKRRGGVGHDLSHIRPTGSPVLNSALTSTGIVPFMERYSNSTREVAQDGRRGALMLSLSIKHPDAERFIDAKVDTGKVTGANVSIKIDDEFMRAALAGKKYHQQFPIKSDAPKYEQDIDAKKLWEKIIHNAWKSAEPGVLFWDTIIRESIPDCYADEGFTTVSTNPCGEIPLCPYDSCRLLAMNLLSYVENPFKADAKFDFDKFRSHVYKAMHMMDDIIDLELEKVELIIEKIADDPEDMDVRRVELELWKKIREMAQKGRRTGLGITAEGDMLAALGLRYGTQEATDFAVEVQKALALAAYGASVKMAAERGAFPLYDAAKEANNPMIARIREADPALYEEMTKVGRRNIAMLTIAPTGTTSLMSQTTSGIEPVFRTVYKRRRKINPSDVDTHVDYEDETGEKFQEYNVYHHNFVKWLEANGYDTSKLSTISDAELDKWVAASPYHGATANDIDWVAKVKMQGAIQKWVDHSISVTVNLPNNVSEALVADVYRTAWECGCKGVTVYRDGCRDGVLLEKNSKNKKKCEEHPGEVQKRPKSIPADIVRFKNGTEDWIAFVGLQDGRPYEVFTGKIEEDAMYIPPKIKKGFIIKVREEDGTKRYDFQYTDRYGYTNTIGGISRLFNEEFWNYAKLISGVLRHGMPIEKTVSLIESLHLDSESINTWKTGVCRALKQYIVDGTKSKGKCPSCGQENMAYQNGCLTCMSCGYSKCG; encoded by the coding sequence ATGTCAAAAGCCACCAAAGCTGAGGCTCCGCAGAAGGTCAATTACAACGACGCGGTTGCCGAGTCGAAAGTCTATTTCGACGGAGACGATCTTGCCGCCACGGTGTGGGTCAGCAAGTACGCCCTCAAGGACTCTTTCGGAAACATTTACGAGAAATCGCCGCGCGAGATGCACGAACGCATCGCCGGCGAGATCGCCCGTATCGAGAAAAAATACCCCAATCCGCTGTCGAAGGAGGAGGCGTTCGAGCTGCTCGACCATTTCCGCTATGTCATTCCGCAGGGCGGACCGATGACCGGCATCGGCAACAATTTTCAGGTGGCGTCGCTGTCGAATTGTTTCGTGATCGGCCACAAGAATCCCGCCGACTCCTACGGCGGCATCTTCCGCATGGACGAGGAGCAGGTGCAACTGATGAAACGGCGCGGCGGCGTGGGTCACGACCTTTCGCACATCCGTCCCACGGGCAGCCCGGTGCTCAACTCGGCGCTCACGTCGACGGGTATCGTGCCCTTCATGGAGCGTTATTCGAACTCCACGCGCGAGGTGGCGCAGGACGGCCGGCGCGGTGCGCTGATGCTGTCGCTGTCGATCAAGCATCCCGACGCCGAGCGGTTCATCGACGCCAAGGTCGACACGGGCAAGGTGACGGGCGCCAACGTCTCGATCAAGATCGACGACGAATTCATGCGTGCGGCGCTCGCCGGCAAGAAATACCACCAGCAGTTCCCGATCAAGTCGGACGCTCCCAAGTACGAACAGGATATCGACGCCAAGAAACTCTGGGAGAAGATCATCCACAACGCGTGGAAATCGGCCGAACCGGGCGTGCTGTTCTGGGATACGATCATCCGCGAGAGTATTCCCGACTGCTATGCCGACGAGGGCTTCACGACGGTTTCGACCAACCCCTGCGGCGAGATTCCGCTCTGCCCCTACGACTCGTGCCGCCTGTTGGCCATGAACCTGCTGAGCTATGTGGAGAATCCCTTCAAGGCCGATGCGAAGTTCGATTTCGACAAATTCCGCAGCCACGTCTACAAGGCGATGCACATGATGGACGACATCATCGACCTTGAGTTGGAGAAAGTCGAGCTGATTATCGAGAAGATCGCCGACGACCCCGAGGATATGGACGTGCGCCGCGTGGAGCTGGAGCTGTGGAAGAAGATCCGCGAGATGGCCCAAAAGGGTCGCCGCACGGGCCTCGGCATCACGGCCGAGGGCGACATGCTCGCCGCTCTGGGGCTGCGCTACGGGACGCAGGAGGCTACGGATTTCGCCGTCGAGGTGCAGAAAGCCCTCGCGCTGGCGGCTTACGGGGCCTCGGTGAAGATGGCCGCCGAGCGCGGAGCCTTCCCGCTCTACGACGCCGCCAAGGAGGCGAACAACCCGATGATCGCCCGCATCCGCGAAGCCGATCCGGCGCTCTATGAGGAGATGACGAAGGTCGGCCGCCGCAACATCGCCATGCTGACCATCGCCCCGACGGGCACCACGTCGCTCATGTCGCAGACCACGTCGGGCATCGAGCCGGTGTTCCGCACGGTCTACAAACGCCGCCGCAAGATCAACCCCTCGGATGTGGACACCCATGTCGACTACGAGGACGAAACGGGCGAAAAGTTTCAGGAGTACAACGTCTACCACCACAATTTCGTCAAGTGGCTGGAGGCGAACGGATACGATACGTCGAAACTCTCGACGATTTCCGACGCCGAGCTGGACAAGTGGGTCGCTGCGTCGCCTTACCACGGCGCCACGGCCAACGACATCGACTGGGTGGCCAAGGTGAAGATGCAGGGCGCCATCCAGAAGTGGGTCGACCACTCGATCTCGGTGACGGTGAATCTGCCGAACAACGTCTCGGAGGCGTTGGTGGCCGATGTTTACCGCACGGCGTGGGAGTGCGGCTGCAAGGGCGTCACGGTCTACCGCGACGGCTGCCGCGACGGCGTGCTGCTGGAGAAGAACTCCAAGAACAAGAAGAAGTGCGAGGAGCATCCCGGCGAGGTGCAGAAGCGTCCGAAGTCCATTCCCGCCGACATCGTGCGGTTCAAGAACGGCACGGAGGACTGGATCGCTTTCGTGGGCCTGCAGGACGGGCGTCCCTACGAGGTCTTCACGGGTAAGATCGAGGAGGATGCCATGTATATCCCGCCGAAGATCAAGAAAGGCTTTATTATAAAAGTGCGCGAGGAGGACGGCACGAAACGCTACGACTTCCAGTACACCGACCGTTACGGCTATACGAACACCATCGGCGGCATTTCGCGCCTGTTCAACGAGGAGTTCTGGAACTATGCGAAGCTGATCTCGGGCGTGCTGCGCCACGGTATGCCCATCGAGAAGACCGTGTCGCTGATCGAGTCCCTGCATCTGGACAGCGAGTCGATCAACACTTGGAAGACGGGTGTCTGCCGCGCGCTGAAACAGTATATCGTCGACGGCACGAAATCCAAGGGCAAATGCCCGAGCTGCGGACAGGAGAACATGGCCTACCAGAACGGGTGTCTGACCTGTATGTCGTGCGGCTATTCCAAGTGCGGATGA
- a CDS encoding SusD/RagB family nutrient-binding outer membrane lipoprotein, translating into MKYTKYLAIILAAVLSAAGCTGEFEDINSDPNNIIVGDIEPANMLEPLLMNGANALIYNTYYYCNEISQVTVASASNVRDEHRYNISNSNYSTIWNLGFNWAKNAKHMHDLAVNNGDVNYQAIGLTLKVYYLQLVTDVFGGIPYQEALQGDSGLLKPRVETQKEVYEGMIADLERANSLYNTSVVLPKKEKDAMFQGDILKWKKFTNSLLLRVLMRVSGRSDEFSPTIAQRIRTIVADPATYPVLSSNDDNALVKYAGTDTYNRNEFNTNSYGTENGFSGDHHVAEQIIKMTVDEETNTEFDPRLRIWAKPRAANGYAWKGAVSGCSIDYGNSNKQYETFMHYETLVRDNNPNCLMDYAEILFIKAEAAFHGWIDGSAKEYYEQALTASCQKWAAYGQYAAFPDKEGNTAPVIITSADIQEFMDNENVAYDGTLQRIAEQKWLSLFWVCGFEMYNEMRRTGYPEVVIGKAAREYGYTKGLFIARWGYPTIAMANNNANYMAALAAMGGTENNKVLPVWWSGQAVARDAGTPWEHSFRKLIYGDK; encoded by the coding sequence ATGAAATATACCAAATATCTCGCAATCATTCTCGCTGCTGTGCTCTCCGCAGCCGGATGTACGGGGGAATTCGAGGATATCAACTCCGACCCCAACAACATCATCGTCGGCGACATCGAACCGGCCAACATGCTGGAGCCTCTCCTGATGAACGGAGCCAACGCGCTTATATACAACACCTACTACTACTGCAATGAGATTTCGCAGGTGACCGTGGCCAGCGCCTCGAACGTCCGCGACGAACATCGCTATAATATCTCCAACAGCAACTACAGCACCATCTGGAACCTCGGATTCAATTGGGCCAAGAATGCCAAGCACATGCACGACCTGGCCGTGAACAACGGCGACGTCAACTACCAAGCGATCGGGCTGACACTGAAAGTCTATTACCTGCAACTCGTAACCGATGTTTTCGGCGGCATTCCCTATCAGGAGGCGCTTCAGGGCGACTCGGGGCTTCTCAAACCGCGCGTCGAGACCCAGAAGGAGGTTTATGAGGGGATGATCGCAGATCTCGAGCGCGCCAACTCGCTCTACAACACGTCGGTCGTACTGCCCAAAAAAGAGAAGGACGCAATGTTCCAAGGCGACATCCTGAAATGGAAAAAATTCACCAATTCGCTGTTGCTGCGCGTCCTGATGCGGGTGAGCGGACGGAGCGACGAATTTTCACCCACGATCGCCCAGCGCATCCGCACCATCGTCGCTGATCCGGCGACCTATCCCGTGCTCTCCTCGAACGATGATAACGCACTGGTCAAGTATGCCGGCACGGATACCTACAACCGCAACGAGTTCAACACCAATTCCTACGGCACGGAGAATGGATTTTCGGGCGATCACCATGTCGCGGAACAGATCATCAAAATGACGGTCGATGAGGAGACCAACACCGAATTTGATCCACGCCTGCGCATCTGGGCCAAACCGCGCGCCGCCAACGGCTATGCATGGAAAGGCGCCGTTTCGGGGTGTTCGATCGACTACGGCAACAGCAACAAGCAGTACGAAACCTTCATGCACTATGAAACGCTCGTGCGGGACAACAATCCCAACTGCCTGATGGACTACGCCGAAATACTCTTCATCAAGGCCGAAGCGGCATTCCACGGCTGGATCGACGGATCGGCGAAGGAGTATTACGAACAGGCGCTCACGGCCTCGTGCCAGAAATGGGCCGCCTACGGGCAGTATGCCGCATTCCCCGACAAGGAGGGTAATACCGCCCCCGTCATCATCACCTCGGCCGACATCCAAGAATTCATGGACAACGAAAACGTCGCCTACGACGGTACGCTGCAACGCATCGCCGAGCAGAAATGGCTGTCGCTGTTCTGGGTCTGCGGATTCGAGATGTATAACGAAATGCGCCGCACGGGCTATCCGGAAGTGGTGATCGGCAAGGCCGCCCGGGAATACGGTTACACCAAGGGGCTGTTCATCGCCCGCTGGGGATACCCCACCATTGCCATGGCCAACAACAACGCGAATTACATGGCGGCATTGGCAGCCATGGGCGGCACGGAGAACAACAAGGTGCTCCCCGTATGGTGGAGTGGTCAGGCCGTGGCACGCGATGCCGGAACCCCGTGGGAACACTCTTTCCGCAAGTTGATTTACGGAGATAAATAA
- a CDS encoding META domain-containing protein produces the protein MKILLRIAVVAVAGTLIAGCCNCRAYQKKTRRPLVGTQWQLIQLGGETVSPEKDKFTLTLLAEGNRLTGVGACNRLTGIYKTDDKRTLKLGPIASTMMACPGMELEHAFTQALEATTHYDMDGPMLLLLSNGELKAVFQAKP, from the coding sequence ATGAAGATTTTACTCAGAATTGCGGTTGTCGCTGTCGCCGGGACACTTATCGCCGGTTGCTGCAACTGCCGCGCCTACCAGAAAAAGACCCGCCGCCCGCTCGTGGGCACCCAGTGGCAGTTGATCCAGCTCGGCGGAGAGACCGTCAGCCCCGAAAAGGACAAATTCACCCTCACGCTGCTGGCCGAAGGCAACCGCCTGACGGGCGTCGGAGCCTGCAACCGCCTGACGGGTATCTACAAGACCGACGACAAACGCACGCTGAAACTGGGACCGATCGCCTCAACGATGATGGCCTGCCCCGGCATGGAGCTGGAGCACGCATTCACGCAGGCGCTCGAAGCGACGACCCACTACGATATGGACGGTCCGATGCTGCTGTTGCTGAGCAACGGCGAATTAAAGGCCGTCTTTCAGGCGAAACCTTAA